A genomic window from Aquila chrysaetos chrysaetos chromosome 9, bAquChr1.4, whole genome shotgun sequence includes:
- the PTPN11 gene encoding tyrosine-protein phosphatase non-receptor type 11 isoform X2, translating to MEHHGQLKEKNGDVIELKYPLNCADPTSERWFHGHLSGREAEKLLTEKGKHGSFLVRESQSHPGDFVLSVRTGDDKGESNDGKSKVTHVMIHCQDLKYDVGGGEKFDSLTDLVEHYKKNPMVETLGTVLQLKQPLNTTRINAAEIESRVRELSKLAETTDKVKQGFWEEFETLQQQECKLLYSRKEGQRQENKNKNRYKNILPFDHTRVVLHDGDPNEPVSDYINANIIMPEFETKCNNSKPKKSYIATQGCLQNTVNDFWRMVFQENSRVIVMTTKEVERGKSKCVKYWPDEYSLKEYGVMRVRNVKESAAHDYTLRELKLSKVGQGNTERTVWQYHFRTWPDHGVPSDPGGVLDFLEEVHHKQESISDAGPVVVHCSAGIGRTGTFIVIDILIDIIREKGVDCDIDVPKTIQMVRSQRSGMVQTEAQYRFIYMAVQHYIETLQRRIEEEQKSKRKGHEYTNIKYSLSDQTSGDQSPLPPCTPTPTCPEMREDSARVYENVGLMQQQKSFR from the exons ATGGAACATCACGGACAGCTCAAGGAAAAGAATGGAGATGTTATAGAGTTGAAATATCCACTGAACTGTGCTGATCCTACATCTGAAAG GTGGTTTCATGGGCATCTCTCCggaagagaagctgaaaaactgttaacagaaaaaggaaaacatggaaGCTTTCTTGTGCGTGAGAGTCAAAGCCACCCTGGGGactttgttctttctgtccGGACAGGAGATGATAAAGGAGAGAGTAACGATGGGAAATCTAAAGTGACACATGTCATGATTCACTGCCAG GATCTAAAATATGATGTTGGTGGAGGGGAGAAATTTGACTCTCTGACAGATCTAGTGGAACATTACAAGAAGAACCCTATGGTAGAAACTTTGGGCACAGTATTGCAACTCAAGCAG CCTCTGAATACTACCCGTATTAATGCTGCAGAGATTGAAAGCAGAGTGCGAGAGCTAAGCAAGCTAGCAGAGACTACAGATAAAGTCAAGCAGGGCTTCTGGGAAGAATTTGAG ACTTTACAGCAGCAAGAATGCAAACTGCTCTATAGCCGTAAAGAAGGTCAGcgtcaagaaaacaaaaacaaaaatagatacaaaaacattttaccCT TTGATCATACCAGAGTTGTTCTACATGATGGTGATCCAAATGAACCTGTTTCAGACTATATCAATGCTAATATTATTATG cCTGAGTTTGAAACCAAGTGCAACAActcaaagccaaaaaaaagctACATCGCTACTCAAGGTTGCCTACAGAATACAGTGAATGATTTTTGGAGGATGGTGTTCCAGGAGAATTCTCGAGTTATTGTTATGACAACAAAAGAAGTTGAAAGAGGAAAG AGTAAGTGTGTCAAGTACTGGCCTGATGAATATTCCCTAAAGGAGTATGGTGTTATGCGTGTTAGGAATGTTAAGGAGAGTGCAGCACACGATTACACACTAAGAGAACTTAAGCTTTCTAAAGTTGGGCAA GGGAACACAGAGAGAACAGTCTGGCAATATCACTTCAGAACTTGGCCTGATCATGGAGTCCCAAGTGACCCTGGTGGTGTACTAGACTTTCTAGAGGAGGTGCACCATAAGCAGGAGAGCATTTCTGATGCGGGACCAGTTGTGGTCCACTGCAG TGCTGGGATTGGGCGAACAGGAACTTTCATTGTGATTGATATTCTTATTGACATAATCAGAGAAAAAG GTGTGGACTGTGATATTGATGTTCCAAAGACCATTCAGATGGTGAGGTCACAACGGTCAGGAATGGTTCAGACAGAAGCACAGTACAGATTTATTTACATGGCAGTACAGCACTACATTGAAACGCTACAGCGCAGAATTGAAGAGGAGCAG AAGAGTAAGAGAAAAGGTCACGAATACACaaacattaaatattctttatcGGACCAGACAAGTGGGGATCAGAGCCCTCTTCCACCCTGTACCCCAACCCCAACATGTCCAGA aatgaGAGAAGATAGTGCTAGAGTATATGAAAATGTGGGGCTGatgcaacagcagaaaagttTCAGATGA
- the PTPN11 gene encoding tyrosine-protein phosphatase non-receptor type 11 isoform X1, with translation MTSRRWFHPNITGVEAENLLLTRGVDGSFLARPSKSNPGDFTLSVRRTGAVTHIKIQNTGDYYDLYGGEKFATLAELVQYYMEHHGQLKEKNGDVIELKYPLNCADPTSERWFHGHLSGREAEKLLTEKGKHGSFLVRESQSHPGDFVLSVRTGDDKGESNDGKSKVTHVMIHCQDLKYDVGGGEKFDSLTDLVEHYKKNPMVETLGTVLQLKQPLNTTRINAAEIESRVRELSKLAETTDKVKQGFWEEFETLQQQECKLLYSRKEGQRQENKNKNRYKNILPFDHTRVVLHDGDPNEPVSDYINANIIMPEFETKCNNSKPKKSYIATQGCLQNTVNDFWRMVFQENSRVIVMTTKEVERGKSKCVKYWPDEYSLKEYGVMRVRNVKESAAHDYTLRELKLSKVGQGNTERTVWQYHFRTWPDHGVPSDPGGVLDFLEEVHHKQESISDAGPVVVHCSAGIGRTGTFIVIDILIDIIREKGVDCDIDVPKTIQMVRSQRSGMVQTEAQYRFIYMAVQHYIETLQRRIEEEQKSKRKGHEYTNIKYSLSDQTSGDQSPLPPCTPTPTCPEMREDSARVYENVGLMQQQKSFR, from the exons ATGGTTTCATCCAAATATTACTGGGGTGGAGGCAGAAAACCTGCTGTTAACAAGAGGAGTGGATGGCAGTTTTTTGGCACGGCCTAGCAAAAGTAACCCAGGAGACTTTACGCTCTCTGTTAG ACGAACTGGAGCTGTCACCCACATCAAGATCCAGAACACAGGAGACTACTATGACCTCTATGGAGGAGAGAAGTTTGCTACATTGGCTGAGTTAGTCCAGTATTATATGGAACATCACGGACAGCTCAAGGAAAAGAATGGAGATGTTATAGAGTTGAAATATCCACTGAACTGTGCTGATCCTACATCTGAAAG GTGGTTTCATGGGCATCTCTCCggaagagaagctgaaaaactgttaacagaaaaaggaaaacatggaaGCTTTCTTGTGCGTGAGAGTCAAAGCCACCCTGGGGactttgttctttctgtccGGACAGGAGATGATAAAGGAGAGAGTAACGATGGGAAATCTAAAGTGACACATGTCATGATTCACTGCCAG GATCTAAAATATGATGTTGGTGGAGGGGAGAAATTTGACTCTCTGACAGATCTAGTGGAACATTACAAGAAGAACCCTATGGTAGAAACTTTGGGCACAGTATTGCAACTCAAGCAG CCTCTGAATACTACCCGTATTAATGCTGCAGAGATTGAAAGCAGAGTGCGAGAGCTAAGCAAGCTAGCAGAGACTACAGATAAAGTCAAGCAGGGCTTCTGGGAAGAATTTGAG ACTTTACAGCAGCAAGAATGCAAACTGCTCTATAGCCGTAAAGAAGGTCAGcgtcaagaaaacaaaaacaaaaatagatacaaaaacattttaccCT TTGATCATACCAGAGTTGTTCTACATGATGGTGATCCAAATGAACCTGTTTCAGACTATATCAATGCTAATATTATTATG cCTGAGTTTGAAACCAAGTGCAACAActcaaagccaaaaaaaagctACATCGCTACTCAAGGTTGCCTACAGAATACAGTGAATGATTTTTGGAGGATGGTGTTCCAGGAGAATTCTCGAGTTATTGTTATGACAACAAAAGAAGTTGAAAGAGGAAAG AGTAAGTGTGTCAAGTACTGGCCTGATGAATATTCCCTAAAGGAGTATGGTGTTATGCGTGTTAGGAATGTTAAGGAGAGTGCAGCACACGATTACACACTAAGAGAACTTAAGCTTTCTAAAGTTGGGCAA GGGAACACAGAGAGAACAGTCTGGCAATATCACTTCAGAACTTGGCCTGATCATGGAGTCCCAAGTGACCCTGGTGGTGTACTAGACTTTCTAGAGGAGGTGCACCATAAGCAGGAGAGCATTTCTGATGCGGGACCAGTTGTGGTCCACTGCAG TGCTGGGATTGGGCGAACAGGAACTTTCATTGTGATTGATATTCTTATTGACATAATCAGAGAAAAAG GTGTGGACTGTGATATTGATGTTCCAAAGACCATTCAGATGGTGAGGTCACAACGGTCAGGAATGGTTCAGACAGAAGCACAGTACAGATTTATTTACATGGCAGTACAGCACTACATTGAAACGCTACAGCGCAGAATTGAAGAGGAGCAG AAGAGTAAGAGAAAAGGTCACGAATACACaaacattaaatattctttatcGGACCAGACAAGTGGGGATCAGAGCCCTCTTCCACCCTGTACCCCAACCCCAACATGTCCAGA aatgaGAGAAGATAGTGCTAGAGTATATGAAAATGTGGGGCTGatgcaacagcagaaaagttTCAGATGA